Proteins found in one Methanospirillum hungatei JF-1 genomic segment:
- a CDS encoding type I restriction-modification system subunit M N-terminal domain-containing protein gives MWKSCDELRGGMDASQYKDYVLVLLFVKYVSDKYAGDKKALIEVPSGGSFSDMVALKGNPEIGDKINQIIGKLAEANELKGVIDQAPDAAWHLRVILNPSSELSWEAVPLMAVSRASFARMFAMGVSNAPDDGARMLICHSLMSTSEKNSYLCWLFEK, from the coding sequence CTGTGGAAGAGTTGCGATGAACTCCGGGGAGGTATGGATGCATCCCAATACAAAGATTATGTGCTCGTCCTCCTCTTCGTCAAGTATGTGTCGGATAAATATGCCGGAGATAAGAAGGCATTAATCGAAGTTCCTTCTGGTGGGAGTTTCTCCGACATGGTTGCTCTTAAGGGAAATCCGGAGATAGGGGATAAGATCAATCAGATCATCGGAAAGCTCGCTGAGGCGAACGAGCTCAAAGGGGTTATTGACCAGGCCCCGGATGCTGCATGGCACTTGAGGGTGATCCTGAATCCATCCTCTGAACTGTCGTGGGAGGCGGTTCCCCTTATGGCTGTTTCAAGGGCTTCATTTGCAAGAATGTTTGCAATGGGTGTGTCAAATGCTCCGGATGATGGTGCCCGGATGCTTATATGTCATTCATTGATGTCCACGAGTGAGAAAAATTCTTATCTCTGCTGGCTTTTTGAAAAATGA
- a CDS encoding AbrB/MazE/SpoVT family DNA-binding domain-containing protein, translating to MEVGKVADNGHIFIPLPLRKKYNLNDGDTILLEERENGLLLIPCSKLSVLMGAYNEDGLLDDLEKLRKQERSLV from the coding sequence ATGGAAGTCGGGAAGGTAGCAGATAATGGACACATCTTCATCCCTTTACCATTAAGAAAAAAATATAATCTTAATGATGGGGACACGATACTCCTGGAAGAACGTGAAAATGGCCTTTTGCTCATACCCTGCTCGAAACTATCTGTGCTCATGGGTGCATATAATGAAGACGGACTATTGGACGATCTGGAAAAATTAAGAAAACAGGAACGTTCTTTGGTATGA
- a CDS encoding type II toxin-antitoxin system VapC family toxin, with protein sequence MNYLFDTHALITLFHNEPGHEIVQSIFEEIENGKADGFISTVTLTELKYLYFKRFGEDESEKRLHPILTSNLTIIPVTISIALSAGSIKKAGISLADAIIASTAREIQAVVVTGDTHFSEMGIEMKKYM encoded by the coding sequence ATGAATTATCTTTTTGATACACATGCACTCATCACCTTATTTCACAACGAACCAGGTCATGAAATAGTTCAATCGATCTTTGAGGAGATAGAGAATGGAAAGGCAGATGGTTTTATTTCAACCGTTACACTAACCGAATTGAAGTACCTCTATTTTAAAAGATTTGGAGAAGATGAGTCAGAAAAACGTTTACATCCTATCCTCACTTCTAATCTTACAATAATTCCGGTAACAATTTCAATTGCCCTGTCGGCTGGATCCATCAAAAAAGCAGGTATTTCGCTAGCAGATGCCATTATTGCGTCAACTGCCCGGGAAATTCAGGCTGTAGTTGTAACTGGTGACACACATTTCTCTGAAATGGGAATTGAGATGAAAAAATACATGTGA
- a CDS encoding N-6 DNA methylase produces MIEVVWDDKSDFNFDDKLGRGKEKVDRFTKLIAIYENPDLDFISNRAECDDPPGDAYEYLISNFSKDSGKSKGNFFTPSEISRIMAKVIGITSETKRGQTIYDPTGGSGSLILKGANADPNALTIYLQEKDNTTKGHLKWMGVVV; encoded by the coding sequence ATGATTGAAGTCGTATGGGATGACAAGTCTGATTTTAACTTTGATGACAAACTGGGGAGAGGGAAGGAGAAGGTAGACCGGTTCACAAAACTCATCGCGATATACGAGAACCCTGATCTTGATTTCATTTCCAACCGGGCGGAATGTGACGATCCCCCTGGTGATGCCTATGAATACCTGATCAGCAACTTTTCTAAAGATTCGGGGAAGAGTAAAGGGAACTTCTTCACGCCCTCGGAGATCTCCCGGATCATGGCAAAGGTCATCGGGATTACTTCGGAGACGAAACGGGGTCAGACCATCTATGATCCGACAGGAGGGTCCGGATCGCTTATTCTGAAAGGGGCGAATGCGGATCCGAATGCTCTTACCATCTACCTGCAGGAGAAGGACAATACCACCAAGGGGCATCTGAAGTGGATGGGGGTTGTGGTATGA